One window of Ziziphus jujuba cultivar Dongzao chromosome 5, ASM3175591v1 genomic DNA carries:
- the LOC132803797 gene encoding ankyrin repeat-containing protein At5g02620-like: protein MDSRLFEAAIAGNIHVLHELLDKNPLILADSALISPHENLLHIATKARQLFVREMIKLRPESIRELNKDGFRPLDIAVALGHIEIVKEIMLRSTGTTKKEVCSLKGREGRTAIHYAATNDKVEVMDELFNAWAGCIRDVTAFEETALHLAVKNNKFEAFKNLIEWMKFLGLEELVNCGDEDGNIVLHLAVSKKQCEVK from the coding sequence ATGGATAGCAGATTATTTGAAGCAGCTATTGCAGGCAACATTCATGTATTACATGAATTGCTTGATAAAAATCCATTGATCCTCGCCGATTCTGCACTCATTTCTCCGCATGAGAACCTGTTGCACATTGCTACCAAGGCAAGGCAGCTTTTTGTACGAGAAATGATTAAACTGCGGCCAGAATCAATAAGAGAATTGAACAAAGATGGGTTTAGGCCACTCGATATAGCCGTAGCTTTGGGGCACATAGAGATAGTGAAAGAGATAATGTTGAGGAGTACTGGCACGACAAAGAAAGAAGTATGCAGTTTGAAGGGTAGAGAGGGAAGAACTGCCATTCACTATGCTGCTACCAACGATAAAGTTGAGGTCATGGATGAACTGTTTAATGCTTGGGCTGGATGTATTAGAGATGTCACAGCTTTTGAAGAAACTGCACTTCATTTAGCTGTAAAGAACAACAAGTTTGaagcttttaaaaatttgatagaaTGGATGAAATTTCTTGGTTTGGAAGAGCTTGTGAATTGTGGTGATGAAGATGGGAACATAGTCCTTCACCTTGCTGTCTCTAAAAAACAATGTGAAGTAAAATag